In the genome of Desulfovibrio sp. JC022, the window CGGGATCAGCCCGGCTATCTGGAGATAGGGGACCATATTCAGCAGCCCGATGAGCATGCCGAGCAGAATTGCCAGCGGAAGCTTTATGATCAAAAATCCCAGTGAAAACAGGCTCCCGATAATCAGGGCAATGAGTGCCTGTGTGCGGAAATAACGGTTGGTCACGTTGGTGAAGTCATCCACGAATGAAGCGACCTTTTCGCGGTACTTATTGGGAATCTGATCCCGCCATTTACCGAGTTTATCGTAATCAGTGAGCAGAAAGACAAGGTAAAGGATGATCACAAAAACCCCGGCAATAGCACCTATAGTATGTGCCGAACCGCTGACCAGATTCCAGATTCCGGGCAGGGCCTTCTGGGCCGACACCTTGAGCATGTCGGTAAGACCGGATTCACTGAGGAATGAACGCACATTCTCCTGTTTAGCCAGATCGACTATTGTCTGCCAGAGATCTTCCGGTATATACTCCGCCGCTCGCTGAGCCACGGTGGAATCATTTACCAGACTTGCCAGCAGCACCCCGGTCTGTTTCATTTCCACCCCTACTGCACGAACCGCGCGCCAAACAATAAAAGTAGCCGGAACCAACAGCCCCACCAGAGTTGCCAGTACCGCAGCAGTGCGGTTCTTGATGAACCGGGCAGTGAAATTTACCAGCGGATTCAGCAAATAAGCAAGGGTCAGGGCCACGGCAAAGGGAGCCAGCACCGCACTTAAGGTATCAAGCAAGGTTACCGCTACCCAGATGAAACCGGCGGCTAAAAGCAGCCGTATTACGCGGTCAAAAGTATATGGGGTATTGTCGTCCAGCATATTTATCTCCTATTAATTACCACGCCCGTAGCGCAATTCATGCATCCTTTTTCCGGCCCTGCGGATTTCCCCGCCAAGTGCCCGGATATTCCAAATGAATGCTGAAATATTATTACGTCGTTCCAACGGCACTTCTTCGAAATCACCCCGGATGCGGGCATCTCCCACTGCTGCCATGAAGTTATCGATAGCCTTATCAAAATCAGGTTCATCAGGGCAATCCTCCGGGGTCAATGAATAGCATTCCAGCCATTTATAATAATCAGCGGCAGCACCGAGAATTTCCGCCATTCCATCAGCAATGGACGGCAGCGGACCGCCGTACCCCCTGCGGATGATCGTCGCCATGGTCATGAGCAAACTGTGCATACGGGTAAAGGTGCGGATCAGCCGGGTCAACTCATCACGTTGCCAGCCCTGCAAACCCGGCTCGGCAGCTGCCTCACGAAACGACTCAGCACAGGTGTCGAGCATGGTGGAAGCTTGAATTCTGCTTTCAACAATTTCAGCCTCACTTACCCCGCCACGCAGGTAGGATTCGGATAGAATCTTGAAATGTGCGGACTGCAATTCCACCAGATTAGCCATCTTCGCCCGCAGATTCTTGCGAGCCATATTGGGCCAGACCCCGAACGATGCAGCAATGCCGATGGCTATACCCAGCACGGTATCCAAAATTCGCTCAATCCCGAACTGCCAGCCGTCGGTAAAGAGCACGCCCAGCAGTAAAATTACGCCAACAGTCAGGCAACCGGAGAAAAAAGTATAGCTGAAGACCCGCACAAGAATCATCAGAAAAAATGATAAGACAATCAACCCAGCAAGTACCGAGGTAGCTGGCTCCAAAAACAAAATCCCCACGCCGAGAGCCGCACCGATGACCGTTCCCCAAAGCCGTTTCCAGCCGATACGTAAAGTCCCGCCCACTGAAGGGCGCATGATCACAATCACACTGATGGGCAGCCAGACCGCATGCCGAAGTTCCAGGAAACGGGCAGCCACAATGGCAAAAGTAATCGCTATAGCTGCCTTGAGAGCATGGCGAAATGGCACAGAATCCCAGCGGAATTCCTTTTTAATTGTGGCAAGCTCATCAGCGAACACTGCAAGCCCCTCCTTTGCAACAGAGCTTGCTCATCTCGGCAAACTCCATGCTCAAGTTGCGCAAACCGTAAATTGCGCCCCATGCCTCAAGAAATTCATCACGCAATCCTTCGTCACGCTTGTAAGCTCCCAAACGAAGCAGCTCTCCTTCAAGTTCAGCGATCCCTTCATCAATGTCTTGCAGATCAACACCCCCCGAACCTGTAGAAAGGCTTGCCGCCAGCACATCAAAAACAATTGAACTTCGTCCTGCTATATCGCTGAACTTGAAACGCATATCCGAGAATACGGCACTGTGCTCAGCAAACTGACGGCTGTTTGCCAGCCCG includes:
- a CDS encoding AI-2E family transporter yields the protein MLDDNTPYTFDRVIRLLLAAGFIWVAVTLLDTLSAVLAPFAVALTLAYLLNPLVNFTARFIKNRTAAVLATLVGLLVPATFIVWRAVRAVGVEMKQTGVLLASLVNDSTVAQRAAEYIPEDLWQTIVDLAKQENVRSFLSESGLTDMLKVSAQKALPGIWNLVSGSAHTIGAIAGVFVIILYLVFLLTDYDKLGKWRDQIPNKYREKVASFVDDFTNVTNRYFRTQALIALIIGSLFSLGFLIIKLPLAILLGMLIGLLNMVPYLQIAGLIPAFLLAAVNALATGGNFWLALGGVGAVFAVVQVLQDAVLVPRLQGESMGLSPWMILLSLSIWGQLLGFLGLVMALPLTCMALALYRQWVMEQGGGSSQR
- a CDS encoding FUSC family protein produces the protein MFADELATIKKEFRWDSVPFRHALKAAIAITFAIVAARFLELRHAVWLPISVIVIMRPSVGGTLRIGWKRLWGTVIGAALGVGILFLEPATSVLAGLIVLSFFLMILVRVFSYTFFSGCLTVGVILLLGVLFTDGWQFGIERILDTVLGIAIGIAASFGVWPNMARKNLRAKMANLVELQSAHFKILSESYLRGGVSEAEIVESRIQASTMLDTCAESFREAAAEPGLQGWQRDELTRLIRTFTRMHSLLMTMATIIRRGYGGPLPSIADGMAEILGAAADYYKWLECYSLTPEDCPDEPDFDKAIDNFMAAVGDARIRGDFEEVPLERRNNISAFIWNIRALGGEIRRAGKRMHELRYGRGN